From the genome of Cryptococcus neoformans var. neoformans B-3501A chromosome 1, whole genome shotgun sequence, one region includes:
- a CDS encoding hypothetical protein (Similar to gi|6919948|sp|O74650|RAS_CRYNE Ras-like protein, FASTA scores: opt: 1426, E(): 9.6e-91, (100.000% identity (100.000% similar) in 216 aa overlap (1-216:1-216)); HMMPfam hit to Ras, Ras family, score: 309.0, E(): 7.2e-90): protein MSKAQFLREYKLVVVGGGGVGKSALTIQFIQSHFVDEYDPTIEDSYRKQCIIDEEVALLDVLDTAGQEEYGAMREQYMRTGEGFLLVYSITSRSSFEEVSTFHQQILRVKDKDYFPVVVVANKCDLEYERQVQPHEGRDLAKRFNAQCIETSAKQRVNVDEAFIAVVRAIRRYQKESGPPQAVNAPAKSQMSAVGGRAAEKDDHVDKGCCRGCVVL from the exons ATGTCCAAG GCCCAATTTCTGCGTGAATATAAGCTTGTCGTcgtcggtggtggtg GTGTTGGGAAGTCTGCCTTGACAATCCAATTCATCCAATCACAT TTCGTCGATGA ATATGATCCTACCATCG AGGATTCTTACCGTAAACAATGTATCATCGACGAAGAGGTCGCTTTGTTGGACGTGTTGGACACCGCCGGTCAAGAAGAATACGGCGCTATGCGAGAACAATACATGAGGACCG GAGAGGGTTTCCTCCTTGTTTACTCCATTACTTCCAGAAGCTCTTTCGAAGAAGTATCTACATTCCACCAACAAATTTTGCGA GTTAAGGATAAGGACTACTTCCCAGTAGTCGTAGTAGCGAATAAATGTGATTTGGAGTACGAAAGGCAGGTCCAGCCACATG AGGGGCGTGACTTGGCTAAAAGGTTCAATGCCCAATGTATCGAAACATCTGCCAAGCAACGAGTAAACGTGGACGAGGCCTTTATTGCCGTCGTACGAGCCATCAGAAGATACCAAAAG GAGTCTGGTCCTCCTCAGGCTGTGAATGCTCCCGCCAAATCTCAGATGAGCGCTGTCGGTGGTCGAGCAgctgaaaaggatgatCATGTCGATAAGGGATGCTGTAGAGGATGCGTCGTCCTCTAA
- a CDS encoding hypothetical protein (Similar to gi|46100904|gb|EAK86137.1| hypothetical protein UM04757.1 [Ustilago maydis 521], FASTA scores: opt: 1197, E(): 1.2e-69, (47.037% identity (73.148% similar) in 540 aa overlap (4-519:43-551)); HMMPfam hit to zf-ZPR1, ZPR1 zinc-finger domain, score: 412.1, E(): 6.7e-121), whose amino-acid sequence MSSDKTNLFPTLGEVADRTGKAESTGLEQEGDDRQMQEIESLCMRCHENGTTRLLLTSIPYFKEIVVSSFRCDHCGHRDTEIQSAGEIQPKGVSYTVHLLTRADLDRQIVKSNWATITIPDIQLTIPPGRGQINTVEGIIRDTVRDLNISQPVRRVMDPETGKKIDELLEKLRVAIDMEEDDEDDGGVGMDDDVKPVHHEPSNSSSKEEKPFVPFSMIVDDPSGNSYFQFKGSQSDPQWNMRAYSRTFDQNVILGLVARPEDMSEEQPEGVPIVAADHKLSSAEEFESKRNKNVINRDDGTVVPDEIYSFPATCSSCGHQLETLMQQVNIPYFQDIIIMSSNCYACGYRDNEVKSGGSIAPKGKRITLKVEDEEDLSRDMLKSDTAGLSIPEIDLVLQPGTLGGRFTTLEGLLNEIYTELSTKVFRAGDSTTAGIGQADSSAGEDEANFGDFLKGLKECMSAQRQFTLILDDPVSNSYLQNLYAPDPDPNMQIEVYERTFEQNEELGLNDMVVEGYNKEAEGTA is encoded by the exons ATGTCCTCTGATAAAACCAACCTTTTCCCTACTTTAGGTGAGGTGGCGGACCGCACAGGGAAGGCTGAGAGTACTGGTTTGgagcaggaaggagatgacaGACAGATGCAGGAGATTGAGAGTCTTTGTATGAGATGTCATGAAAAT GGCACGACCAGACTGCTCTTGACCAGCATCCCCTATTTCAAGGAAATAGtggtctcttctttcagaTGCGATCATTGTGGTCACCGTGATACGGAGATTCAAAGTGCCGGTGAAATCCAGC CCAAAGGCGTCAGCTACACCGTACACCTTCTCACACGTGCCGATCTCGACCGACAGATTGTCAAGTCTAATTGGGCTACAATTACCATTCCCGATATCCAGTTGACTATCCCTCCTGGTCGAGGGCAAATCAATACTGTTGAGGGCATTATTCGTGACACTGTACGAGATCTTAACATCAGCCAACCTGTCCGACGAGTCATGGACCCCGAGACGGGTAAAAAGATTGACGAGCTCCTCGAGAAGCTTAGGGTGGCAATTGacatggaggaggatgatgaagacgatggaGGTGTTGGAATGGATGACGATGTGAAACCCGTACACCACGAGCCATCCAATTCTTCGTCTAAAGAAGAAAAACCTTTCGTCCCCTTCTCTATGATCGTCGACGATCCGTCTGGCAATTCTTACTTCCAGTTTAAAGGGTCTCAATCAGATCCTCAATGGAACATGAGAGCTTACAGTCGGACATTTGATCAGAATGTGATATTGGGTTTGGTCGCTCGACCGGAGGATATGTCTGAGGAGCAGCCGGAAGGCGTCCCGATTGTCGCTGCTGACCACAAACTGAGCAGTGCGGAGGAGTTTGAGTCGAAAAGGAACAAGAACGTGATCAATCGGGATGACGGGACAGTTGTTCCGGACGAGATTTACAGCTTCCCTGCTACGTGTTCTTCATGTGGACACCAGCTTGAGACTCTCATGCAGCAGGTCAACATTCCTTACTTTCAA GATATCATCATTATGTCAAGCAATTGCTACGCATGTGGATACCGAGATAATGAAGTCAAGTCTGGTGGCTCGATCGCTCCCAAGGGTAAAAGGATTACTCTGAAGgttgaggacgaggaggatcTTAGTCGAGACATGCTCAAG TCTGATACTGCTGGTCTATCAATTCCCGAAATTGACTTGGTGCTTCAACCTGGTACCCTTGGAGGCCGTTTCACCACTCTTGAAGGTCTTCTCAATGAGATTTACACCGAACTCAGTACCAAAGTTTTCCGAGCTGGTGACTCTACTACCGCTGGTATCGGACAAGCGGATTCGAGCGCcggtgaagatgaagcaaACTTTGGGGATTTCCTCAAAGGCTTGAAGGAGTGTATGTCGGCCCAGAGGCAGTTCActctcatccttgacgATCCGGTGTCCAACTCCTATCTTCAAAACCTTTATGCGCCTGATCCTGACCCAAACATGCAAATCGAGGTGTACGAGCGAACGTTTGAGCAGAATGAGGAACTTGGTCTTAACGATATGGTCGTGGAAGGGTATAATAAGGAAGCTGAGGGAACGGCGTAA